In Pseudomonas oryzihabitans, the DNA window CTCACCATCGACAAGATCGTCTTCGTCAACCTGGACGAGGACGGCAATCCGGCCCCGCACGGCAAGACCGAGATCACCTACGTCAAGGACAGGTTCAAGGATTCGCCTTGAGGCCCGTGCGAGTCACGTCCAGGCGACGACGCTCGGCCCAGTAGAGCAGCAGCTCGCGCAGCTGGGAGAGTTCGATGGGCTTGCCCATGTGCCCGTCCATGCCGGCCTCCTGGGCGCGATCCTTGTGCTCGGCGAGGATATGGGCGGTCAGGGCCACCACCGGGGTACGGGAGCGGTGATTCTGCTGTTCCCAGGCTCGTAGCCGGCGCGTGGCGCCGAAGCCGTCCAGCAGCGGCATCTCGCAATCCATCAGGATCAGGTCGTAGGTGTTCTGCTGGAGCTTTTCGAAGGCCTCCAGGCCGTTGCCCACGGTGTCGGGTTCCACCCCGAGCTTCTTGAGCATGCCGCGGATCACCTTGACCGAAATGCTGTTGTCCTCGGCCACCAGGACCCGGAAGTCGCCTGGTATGCCGCTCGGCTGCTCCTGAGGCTCGGGCTCGCTCACCCGCTGGCCGCGGCGCGACAGTTCGTCGGCCAGGGTGGCCCTGAGGGTATAGCCGGCCACGGGCTTGGCCAGCACCCGCTTGATGCCGGCGTTGCGGGCGATGACCTTGCTCGGTGCATTGCTCAGGCCGGTCAGCATGATCAGCAGCAGATCATGGTTGAGGTTCTCGTCTTCGTTGATACGTGCCGCCAGCTGCATGCCGGTCATGCCCGGCATCTGCTGGTCGAGCAGCACTACGTCGAAGTATTCCCGCAGGTGCGACTGGGTACGCAGCAGGGCCAGGGCCTCGCGCCCGGAGGCGGCGGTGACCGCCTGCATGCCCCAGGCGCTGCACTGCTGCTGCAGCACCTTGCGGCAGAGTTCGTTGTCGTCGACCACCAGTACCCGCACGTCCTGCAGCGGGTAGTCGCTGTCGCCGCGCGAGAGCACCAGGGCCTGAGCAGGGACGGGCAGGCTGATCCAGAAGCTGGAGCCGCCCTCGGCGTTGTTCTGGATGCCGAAGTCGCCCTGCATCAGCAGCACCAGCTGGCGGGCGATGATCAAGCCGAAATCCAGGCTCTCGGTGTCGCTGGTGAGGAAGTCGCGGCTGTCGAGGTGGGTGGAGAGCAGCTGCCGGCTCAGGGCTGCATCCAGCGGGGTGCCGCTGTCCTGTACCGAGATGCGCAGCCGCGGCGGCTGGCCGGTGGCCTCCTCCAGGGAGATCACCAGGAGGATTTCTCCCTCTTCGGTGCGCTGGAAGGCGTTTTCCAGGAGGTTGAGCAGGATCTGCCGCAGGCGCGTGGGATCGCCGATGAAGCGTCGCGGCACCTGGGGCTGGATGAAGCTGAGCAGTTCGACCCGGTGCTCTTCAGCGCGCGGCCGGAAGATGTCCAGGCAGTCGTCGAGCAGGGCATTGAGGTCGAAGGTGACCTCTTCCAGCTCGATCTGGCCGCTTTCCAGGCGAGTGATGTCGATGATCTCGTTGATCAGGTTGAGTAGTTCGGCACCGGCGCTGTGGATGGTCTGCACATAGTCGCGTTGCTTGGCCGACAGCGCCGTGCCCTGCAACAGCTCGGTCATGCCCAGCACCCCGTTCATGGGCGTGCGAATTTCATGGCTGATGCGCGAGAGGAATTCGGCCTTGCCCTTGAGCTCCGCGTGGTTGGCAGCGCGATCGCGAGTCCGGGTGAAATGCTCCTCGCGCAGGTAGCGGCGGCGTTCTTCCAGGGCCAGGGTGAGCAGGATGCCACTGAACATGCAGCTGCTGATCAAGGCGCGGCCCAGCCAGATGGGCGCGTTGGCATAGCCGGCCAGGACCGGTAGCGCGAGCATGCCGGCGACCGCCAACAGGGCGCAGCTCACCACTAGCAGGCGTGCATAGCGGGCGCCCTGGTGCCAGCGTTCCAGGGCGATGCCCAGGCAAACGAGCAGAGCCAGCCCATTGATCGCCATCAGCCAGTCGCCAATGTAGACATCGCCGGCCACGAAGCGGACCGCGGCGCCAAGGCCCACCAGCACCAGCAGGGTACCAATCAGGCGGCGGCTCCAGAGCGGCAGGCGGCGCCAGCCAAAGAAGGCACCGATCAGGTTCAGGCCGGCGGCGCTGCAGCCCAGGACCGACAGATCGGTCAGCAGCGGCGCCTGGCTCTTGAAGGCGCCGAGCAGGAATTTGCTTAAGCCGAACAGGTTCAGCGCCACGCAGACCAGCATCACCAGCAGCAGGGTCAAGGCACTGGTGGCACGACTGCGGTGGTAGAGCAGTTGCACACCGTTGTACAGCGCCAGCATGGCCAGGCAGCCGAGTAGCACGCCGAACAGCACCAGGCGGTGCGTCACCTCGGCTTCGGCGCTGCTGCTGAGGTTCAGGGAGATGCGCATCGGCTGAGGCGATTCGAATCTCAGGAACAGGTCCAGCGGCTGATCGCTCGCCGGGATCGGAAAGACGAAGTCGCGGCTGACTTGCAATGGATTGAGCAGGGGGCGCGACAAACCATCGCGAATCTCGCTGAGCAGCTGATCGTCGCGGTAAGCGAAGAAGTCCAGGTAGCCCACATTGGGCGAGACGATGCGCAGCAGGCGTTGCTGGGTGTCGGGCTGGATGCGGGTATGCAACCAGAGCGCGCCCGGGCCAGCCGGGCGATGGGTCTTGGCCGCGGTCAGCGGCTTGAAGGCGGAGAGCCGGTCGCGGACCTCGTCGAGGGTGTATTCACCCGTGACGTCTTCGTATTGAGCCCAGCCGGCGTCCGGCGAATTCTCGGCCTGCACGGAGTTGGCCACCAGCAGCAACAGCAGCCAGCCGATCACAAAGCCTATGGCGATCCAGAGCCGGTGCACGAGAGTTCCCTTCGCGGATGCGGACGTCGAGTATAGATCAGCCCGTCACGTCTGTTGACGTAACAGTGTAACAGGCTGATCCCAGGGTGAGCTTCACTGTCGCTCGCGGGCGATGGCGCGGTAGCCGATGTCGCTACGGTAGAAGCAGCCATTCCAGGAGACTTCCTGGGCCAGGGCATAGGCATTCTGCTGGGCGGCGGAGACCGTTTCGCCCAGCGCCGTGGCGCAAAGTACCCGACCGCCGGCTGTCACCACCTGACCATCGCGCAGCGCGGTACCGGCCTGGAACACCTTGCCCGGCAGGGTCGCGGCAGCATCGAGACCGGCGATGACATCACCCTTGGCGTAGTCACCCGGGTACCCGCCCGCGGCGAGGACGATGCCCAGGCTCGGTCGTGGATCCCAGCAGGCCTCGATCTTGTCGAGGGCCTCGGCCAGGGCGGCCTCCACCAGCAGCACCAGGCTGGACTGCAGGCGCAGCATCACCGGCTGGGTCTCGGGATCACCGAAACGGCAGTTGAATTCGATGACCTTGGGTGCACCGCTCTGATCGATCATCAGGCCGGCATAGAGGAAGCCGGTATAGACGTTGCCTTCACTGGCCATGCCGGCCACGGTGGGCTCGATGATCTCGCGCATGACCCGGGCATGGACCTCGGGGGTGACGACCGGCGCGGGGGAGTAGGCGCCCATGCCGCCGGTGTTGGGACCGCTGTCGCCGTCGCCGACGCGCTTGTGGTCCTGGCTGGTTGCCATGGGCAGCACGTTCTTGCCGTCGACCATGACGATGAAGCTGGCTTCCTCGCCGTCGAGGAACTCCTCGATCACCACCCGCGCACCGGCATCGCCGAAGGCATTGCCGGAAAGCATGTCCCGCACGGCTTCCTCGGCTTCGGCCAGGGTCATGGCGACGATCACGCCCTTGCCGGCAGCCAGGCCGTCGGCCTTGATCACGATGGGCGCACCCTGCTCGCGCAGATAGGCCAGGGCCGGCTCCACCTCGGTGAAGTTGGCATAGGCGGCGGTGGGGATCTGGTGCCGGGCCAGGAAATCCTTGGT includes these proteins:
- a CDS encoding hybrid sensor histidine kinase/response regulator, encoding MHRLWIAIGFVIGWLLLLLVANSVQAENSPDAGWAQYEDVTGEYTLDEVRDRLSAFKPLTAAKTHRPAGPGALWLHTRIQPDTQQRLLRIVSPNVGYLDFFAYRDDQLLSEIRDGLSRPLLNPLQVSRDFVFPIPASDQPLDLFLRFESPQPMRISLNLSSSAEAEVTHRLVLFGVLLGCLAMLALYNGVQLLYHRSRATSALTLLLVMLVCVALNLFGLSKFLLGAFKSQAPLLTDLSVLGCSAAGLNLIGAFFGWRRLPLWSRRLIGTLLVLVGLGAAVRFVAGDVYIGDWLMAINGLALLVCLGIALERWHQGARYARLLVVSCALLAVAGMLALPVLAGYANAPIWLGRALISSCMFSGILLTLALEERRRYLREEHFTRTRDRAANHAELKGKAEFLSRISHEIRTPMNGVLGMTELLQGTALSAKQRDYVQTIHSAGAELLNLINEIIDITRLESGQIELEEVTFDLNALLDDCLDIFRPRAEEHRVELLSFIQPQVPRRFIGDPTRLRQILLNLLENAFQRTEEGEILLVISLEEATGQPPRLRISVQDSGTPLDAALSRQLLSTHLDSRDFLTSDTESLDFGLIIARQLVLLMQGDFGIQNNAEGGSSFWISLPVPAQALVLSRGDSDYPLQDVRVLVVDDNELCRKVLQQQCSAWGMQAVTAASGREALALLRTQSHLREYFDVVLLDQQMPGMTGMQLAARINEDENLNHDLLLIMLTGLSNAPSKVIARNAGIKRVLAKPVAGYTLRATLADELSRRGQRVSEPEPQEQPSGIPGDFRVLVAEDNSISVKVIRGMLKKLGVEPDTVGNGLEAFEKLQQNTYDLILMDCEMPLLDGFGATRRLRAWEQQNHRSRTPVVALTAHILAEHKDRAQEAGMDGHMGKPIELSQLRELLLYWAERRRLDVTRTGLKANP
- the purD gene encoding phosphoribosylamine--glycine ligase codes for the protein MNVLIIGSGGREHALAWKVAQDTRVTKVYVAPGNAGTATEAKCENVALDVLALEQLADFAAANVELTIVGPEAPLVAGVVDLFRSRGLPCFGPTAGAAQLEGSKAFTKDFLARHQIPTAAYANFTEVEPALAYLREQGAPIVIKADGLAAGKGVIVAMTLAEAEEAVRDMLSGNAFGDAGARVVIEEFLDGEEASFIVMVDGKNVLPMATSQDHKRVGDGDSGPNTGGMGAYSPAPVVTPEVHARVMREIIEPTVAGMASEGNVYTGFLYAGLMIDQSGAPKVIEFNCRFGDPETQPVMLRLQSSLVLLVEAALAEALDKIEACWDPRPSLGIVLAAGGYPGDYAKGDVIAGLDAAATLPGKVFQAGTALRDGQVVTAGGRVLCATALGETVSAAQQNAYALAQEVSWNGCFYRSDIGYRAIARERQ